The following are encoded in a window of Nibricoccus aquaticus genomic DNA:
- a CDS encoding replication-associated recombination protein A — protein sequence MPSAEQSDFFGDTSAAAARSSASSLPAKPPANQPLAARMRPRTLPEIVGQEQLTAPGALLPRLIATNRFGSLIFYGPPGCGKTSFAEVIARETKSRFVRINAVMSNVAELREILTTARRTSGDGPTLLFIDELHRFNKSQQDLLLPDVEEGHVRLIGATTHNPGFYVNPPLLSRSHLFRLEPLATAAVASVMKRALADMERGLGARGCTADDAVLADLAVLCDGDLRRALNSLEVIVLSLPENSAITATELEAFARERRIRYDADEDEHYDTISAFIKSCRGSDPDAAMYWLAKMLGGGEDPRFIARRLVILASEDVGLADALALPLAVAAHHACEFVGLPEAEYALAHATLHIACAPKSNSVTLALAAAKHAVSSQPVQSVPLPVRDKGGQASKRAGHGKGYRYSHDYPENISGQDYLETPLALYEPKLLGPEAKIAERLARWKELKAQIQAKR from the coding sequence ATGCCCTCCGCCGAGCAATCCGATTTCTTTGGTGACACGTCCGCCGCCGCTGCGCGCAGTTCCGCGTCGTCGCTTCCCGCGAAGCCGCCCGCGAACCAGCCGCTCGCCGCGCGCATGAGGCCGCGCACGCTTCCGGAGATTGTCGGTCAGGAGCAGCTCACCGCGCCGGGTGCTTTGCTGCCCCGGCTGATTGCGACGAATCGCTTCGGCTCGCTGATTTTCTACGGTCCGCCTGGTTGTGGAAAAACGAGTTTCGCGGAAGTGATCGCACGTGAAACCAAGAGCCGTTTCGTGCGCATCAACGCGGTGATGTCGAACGTCGCCGAGTTGCGCGAAATCCTCACGACCGCGCGCCGCACGAGCGGGGATGGGCCGACGCTGCTGTTCATCGACGAGCTGCACCGTTTCAACAAATCGCAGCAGGACTTGCTGCTGCCCGACGTCGAGGAAGGCCACGTGCGACTCATCGGTGCGACCACGCACAACCCCGGGTTTTATGTGAATCCGCCGCTGCTCAGCCGCAGTCATCTTTTCCGGCTGGAGCCGCTCGCGACCGCCGCCGTCGCCAGTGTGATGAAGCGCGCGCTGGCTGATATGGAACGCGGTTTGGGCGCGCGTGGCTGTACGGCGGATGACGCGGTGCTCGCCGATCTCGCGGTGCTGTGCGACGGCGATCTGCGGCGAGCGCTCAACTCGCTCGAAGTGATCGTGCTCAGCCTGCCGGAGAACTCCGCGATTACCGCGACGGAGCTGGAGGCGTTTGCGCGCGAGCGCCGCATTCGCTACGACGCCGACGAGGACGAGCATTACGACACCATTTCAGCCTTCATCAAAAGTTGCCGCGGCTCCGATCCCGATGCGGCGATGTACTGGCTGGCGAAAATGCTCGGCGGTGGGGAAGACCCGCGCTTCATCGCGCGGCGCCTGGTGATTCTCGCCTCGGAAGATGTGGGCCTGGCTGACGCGCTCGCGTTGCCCCTTGCGGTGGCGGCGCATCACGCGTGCGAGTTTGTGGGACTGCCCGAAGCGGAATATGCGCTGGCGCACGCAACGCTGCACATCGCCTGCGCGCCGAAGAGCAACTCGGTCACGCTCGCGCTCGCCGCCGCAAAGCACGCGGTATCCAGCCAGCCGGTGCAGAGCGTGCCGCTGCCGGTTCGCGACAAAGGCGGTCAGGCCAGCAAGCGGGCGGGGCATGGGAAGGGTTATCGTTACTCGCACGATTATCCGGAGAATATCTCGGGACAGGATTATCTCGAAACGCCGCTCGCACTCTACGAGCCGAAGCTGCTTGGGCCGGAGGCGAAGATCGCGGAGCGGTTGGCGCGCTGGAAGGAACTCAAGGCGCAGATCCAGGCGAAGCGGTGA
- a CDS encoding transglutaminase family protein, translating into MRFRIEHRTSYRYAGTASESFMEARLTPVNDDQQRLISRQLTTTPGSNIHTYTDYFGNTVETFSIVHRHSALVLVSESEVETLPIPPPNAALDISVSEARQIYRSERLQLYEFLRPSPAIELTPEINQLANQFFKPSDPLGPSLLKLNTWIKENFKYSPGATRIDTPVSAVLKNRTGVCQDFAQLMIAVLRSAEIPARYITGYIETDSQRDASEEGVDAALIGASESHAWVDVRLPGGFWWPLDPTNDCIAGERHVKVATGRDYQDSTPTRGVFKGTYTEWLNVGVVMQRIQNPVPENAGL; encoded by the coding sequence ATGCGCTTCCGAATCGAACACCGCACCTCGTACCGCTACGCGGGTACCGCATCGGAATCGTTCATGGAGGCGCGCCTCACGCCCGTGAACGACGACCAGCAGCGCCTCATCTCGCGCCAGCTCACCACCACGCCCGGCAGCAACATCCACACGTACACCGACTACTTCGGCAACACCGTGGAAACCTTCTCCATCGTCCACCGCCACAGCGCGCTCGTGCTCGTCAGCGAATCTGAAGTCGAGACCCTTCCCATCCCCCCGCCGAACGCCGCGCTCGACATCAGCGTCTCCGAAGCCCGGCAAATCTACCGCAGCGAACGGCTGCAACTGTACGAGTTCCTCCGCCCCTCGCCCGCCATCGAACTCACTCCCGAGATCAACCAGCTCGCCAACCAGTTTTTCAAACCGAGCGATCCCCTCGGCCCCTCGCTCCTCAAGCTCAACACCTGGATCAAAGAAAACTTCAAGTACTCGCCCGGCGCCACACGCATCGACACACCCGTTTCCGCCGTGCTCAAAAACCGTACTGGCGTTTGCCAGGATTTCGCCCAGCTCATGATCGCCGTACTGCGCTCGGCCGAGATCCCCGCGCGCTACATCACGGGCTACATCGAGACCGACAGCCAGCGCGATGCCTCGGAAGAAGGCGTCGATGCCGCGCTCATCGGCGCCAGCGAAAGCCACGCCTGGGTCGATGTGCGCCTGCCTGGCGGTTTCTGGTGGCCCCTCGATCCCACCAACGACTGCATCGCTGGCGAACGCCACGTGAAAGTCGCCACCGGCCGCGATTATCAAGACAGCACCCCGACCCGCGGCGTCTTTAAAGGCACTTACACCGAGTGGCTCAACGTCGGCGTCGTCATGCAGCGGATTCAAAACCCCGTGCCCGAAAACGCGGGCCTGTAG
- the ribH gene encoding 6,7-dimethyl-8-ribityllumazine synthase, which produces MSLDAPQLLSIDGSPFTVGIAAARFNARLTDALLEQVVKQLHDAGVKKKNLHVVRVPGSNELPVAAQLLAARRKPDVVIALGVLIRGGTIHYELIAESATSGLQRVALDAKVPVINGVVVAENLKQAEERCLGKINRGGEFANSALEMAALKKSLSQ; this is translated from the coding sequence ATGAGTCTCGACGCGCCACAGCTGTTGTCCATCGACGGATCGCCCTTCACGGTCGGTATCGCCGCCGCCCGCTTTAATGCACGGCTCACCGATGCGCTGCTGGAGCAGGTCGTGAAACAACTGCACGATGCGGGCGTGAAGAAGAAAAATCTCCATGTCGTGCGCGTGCCCGGCTCAAACGAACTGCCGGTCGCGGCCCAGTTGCTCGCTGCGCGGCGCAAGCCCGATGTCGTGATCGCACTCGGGGTTTTGATCCGCGGTGGCACGATTCACTACGAGTTGATCGCAGAGTCGGCCACGAGCGGGCTGCAGCGCGTGGCGCTCGATGCGAAGGTGCCCGTGATCAACGGCGTGGTCGTCGCTGAAAACCTGAAGCAGGCCGAGGAGCGTTGTCTCGGCAAAATCAACCGCGGCGGTGAGTTCGCGAACTCGGCGCTCGAAATGGCGGCGTTGAAAAAATCCCTTTCCCAATGA
- the nusB gene encoding transcription antitermination factor NusB: MSKALFAQRRDGRVAALQYLYAWSINAPANLLEDLRYFFENLEKVDKPREHYAFGEELIHGVIDNVADIDTRIKALAHNWEFDRIARIDLSILRLAMFEMVYRKDIPPVVSINEAIDLSKQFSNADSKRFINGILDRLKDQLGRDSRKATTAE; encoded by the coding sequence ATGAGCAAGGCCCTGTTTGCCCAACGCCGTGACGGTCGTGTCGCGGCCCTCCAGTATCTCTACGCATGGAGCATCAACGCTCCGGCCAATCTGCTGGAGGATCTGCGGTACTTTTTCGAGAACCTCGAAAAAGTGGACAAGCCGCGTGAGCATTATGCTTTTGGCGAAGAGCTGATTCACGGAGTGATCGATAACGTTGCTGACATCGATACGCGCATCAAAGCACTGGCGCACAACTGGGAGTTCGACCGCATCGCGCGCATCGATCTCTCGATCCTGCGGCTGGCGATGTTCGAGATGGTTTATCGCAAAGACATCCCACCAGTCGTCTCGATCAACGAGGCGATCGATCTTTCGAAGCAGTTTTCGAATGCAGACTCGAAGCGGTTCATCAACGGCATCCTGGACCGGTTGAAGGACCAGCTCGGGAGGGACTCGCGCAAGGCGACGACGGCAGAATGA
- the ftsY gene encoding signal recognition particle-docking protein FtsY yields MFGLFKKFKDGFAKTVSAIAAKTAAIFGQKPIDASSLETLEEALYTADFGVETTEEILAEIKAAYKKDKALHGQQAAQIGAAVLKRVLAGAEGVLTEAAAKPTVIAMIGVNGSGKTTTSAKLAWKLKEDGKTVTLAACDTFRAAAVEQLKAWATRLELEIVASHTGADSAAVAFDAWQAAKSRERDYLIVDTAGRLHTKSNLMQELAKIRRVLQKHDASAPQHRWLVVDGSLGSNSIEQAKAFHQSFGLTGLIVTKLDGTSRGGALVGIYRQLKLPIYFLGLGEQAEDLQPFSVDNYVKAVFGLE; encoded by the coding sequence ATGTTCGGGCTCTTCAAAAAATTTAAGGACGGGTTCGCCAAGACGGTTTCGGCGATTGCGGCGAAGACGGCGGCCATTTTTGGGCAGAAGCCGATCGACGCGTCGTCGCTGGAGACACTCGAGGAGGCGCTCTACACGGCGGACTTTGGCGTCGAGACGACCGAGGAAATTTTAGCGGAGATCAAAGCGGCGTACAAAAAGGATAAAGCGCTGCACGGGCAGCAGGCGGCGCAGATCGGGGCGGCGGTTTTGAAGCGTGTGCTGGCGGGCGCAGAAGGTGTGCTGACGGAGGCGGCTGCGAAGCCGACAGTGATCGCGATGATCGGCGTGAATGGTTCGGGCAAGACGACGACCTCGGCGAAGCTCGCGTGGAAACTCAAGGAAGACGGAAAGACAGTGACGCTCGCGGCGTGCGACACCTTCCGCGCAGCGGCTGTCGAACAGCTCAAGGCGTGGGCGACGCGGCTGGAGCTGGAGATCGTCGCGAGCCACACGGGCGCGGACTCGGCGGCGGTGGCGTTTGATGCGTGGCAGGCGGCGAAGTCACGGGAACGGGATTACCTGATCGTCGATACCGCGGGGCGGCTGCACACGAAGAGCAACCTGATGCAGGAGCTGGCGAAGATCCGGCGCGTGCTTCAGAAGCACGATGCGAGCGCTCCGCAGCATCGCTGGCTGGTGGTGGATGGATCGCTGGGCTCGAACTCGATCGAGCAGGCGAAGGCGTTTCATCAGAGCTTCGGGCTCACGGGACTTATTGTGACGAAACTCGATGGGACGAGCCGGGGTGGTGCGCTGGTGGGGATCTATCGTCAGCTGAAGCTGCCGATTTATTTTCTTGGGCTCGGGGAACAGGCGGAAGATTTGCAGCCGTTCTCAGTGGATAATTACGTGAAGGCGGTCTTCGGGCTGGAGTGA
- a CDS encoding MarR family winged helix-turn-helix transcriptional regulator, which yields MPKAARKSPRPLLRRKRRSSPPCLDAGCAHAFITTLFTTLSALRDSLVRIYSPSGLNEHKFAVLTALAAQSPAPSLATQLARAAGITRASMTDLLDDLERRHWIARSRDRSDRRVIQVHLTTLGQEVVDTTNAHFKAICHDLLGEASPQELNRLARLCGNIGQASRSICTQIPPFQPPGAQCPVPQR from the coding sequence ATGCCGAAAGCCGCCAGGAAATCGCCCCGCCCGCTCCTGCGCAGAAAGCGCAGATCGTCTCCTCCGTGTCTCGATGCCGGCTGCGCCCACGCGTTCATCACAACGCTTTTCACCACGCTTTCCGCTCTGCGCGATTCGCTCGTCCGCATCTACAGCCCCTCCGGCCTCAACGAGCATAAGTTCGCCGTCCTCACCGCGCTCGCCGCGCAATCCCCCGCGCCTTCACTCGCCACTCAACTTGCGCGCGCCGCCGGCATCACCCGCGCGTCCATGACTGATCTGCTCGACGACCTCGAACGCCGCCACTGGATCGCCCGCAGCCGTGATCGCTCCGACCGCCGCGTCATCCAGGTCCACCTCACCACGCTCGGTCAGGAAGTCGTCGATACAACCAACGCCCACTTCAAAGCCATCTGCCACGACCTTTTGGGCGAAGCCAGTCCGCAAGAACTCAACCGTCTCGCCCGTCTCTGCGGCAACATCGGCCAGGCCAGTCGCTCCATCTGCACCCAAATTCCGCCCTTCCAGCCACCCGGCGCTCAGTGCCCCGTGCCTCAAAGATAG
- a CDS encoding efflux transporter outer membrane subunit: protein MLKPAASILSLALLAGCSLAPKYERPAAPVTAAYPETKAAAPSSAPTAADIAWQQFFGDARLQRLIALALDNNRDLRVSALNVERVRALYNIQRTAYIPSFNATADGSRRRSPDDLNASGEAQTTNSFEIGVRMPSYELDFFGRVASLRDQVLQQYLATDDARLSARLSLISAVARQYLTLLAADEQLTIARQTSDAAQRSYDLNKQTFDAGVTSELDLRTAEGQLQSVRASLATFQQQRAQAENALALLVGGPLPSDLPPAGNLATQPLIADLPAGLPADLLTRRPDIRAAEHTLQAANANIGIARAAFFPSVKLTAFGGTASAELSGLFKEGSGSWSFAPSITLPIFASGKNKAALEVAKIEKRIEIARYEKTIQTAFREVADALAVRATIDTQIAAQQARVSAAQRRYDLSDQRFQAGVDNFVTVLLAQQELFGAQQSLIQARLARLSNLTALYAALGGGWQDAAPTVATKN from the coding sequence ATGCTTAAACCCGCCGCATCCATTCTCTCCCTTGCACTGCTCGCTGGCTGCTCGCTCGCGCCCAAGTACGAGCGCCCCGCCGCCCCCGTCACCGCCGCGTATCCGGAAACCAAAGCCGCCGCTCCGTCCTCCGCGCCCACCGCCGCCGACATCGCCTGGCAGCAGTTCTTCGGCGACGCCCGCCTGCAACGCCTCATCGCCCTCGCCCTCGACAACAACCGCGATCTCCGCGTCTCCGCCCTCAACGTCGAACGCGTCCGCGCCCTCTACAACATCCAGCGCACCGCCTACATCCCGTCGTTCAACGCCACCGCCGACGGTTCGCGCCGCCGCTCACCCGACGATCTCAATGCCTCCGGCGAGGCCCAGACCACGAACAGCTTTGAGATCGGCGTCCGCATGCCGTCCTACGAACTGGATTTCTTCGGCCGCGTCGCGAGCCTCCGCGATCAAGTCCTCCAGCAATACCTCGCGACCGACGACGCCCGCCTCAGCGCCCGCCTCAGCCTGATCTCTGCTGTCGCGCGCCAATACCTCACACTCCTCGCCGCCGACGAACAACTCACCATCGCCCGCCAGACCTCCGACGCCGCCCAGCGCTCCTACGATCTGAACAAGCAAACCTTCGACGCCGGCGTCACCTCCGAGCTCGATCTGCGCACCGCCGAGGGCCAGCTCCAGTCCGTCCGCGCCAGCCTCGCGACTTTTCAACAGCAACGCGCCCAGGCCGAAAACGCCCTCGCTCTCCTCGTCGGCGGCCCGCTCCCCTCCGATCTTCCGCCCGCCGGCAATCTCGCCACGCAACCACTCATCGCCGATCTCCCTGCCGGTCTGCCCGCAGATCTGCTCACGCGCCGCCCCGACATCCGCGCCGCTGAGCACACGCTGCAAGCCGCCAACGCCAACATCGGCATCGCCCGCGCCGCCTTCTTCCCGTCGGTCAAACTCACTGCCTTCGGCGGCACCGCGAGCGCCGAACTCAGCGGTCTCTTCAAAGAAGGCTCCGGCTCCTGGAGCTTCGCGCCGTCGATCACTCTGCCGATTTTCGCTTCGGGCAAAAACAAGGCCGCGCTCGAGGTCGCCAAAATCGAAAAACGCATCGAGATCGCGCGTTACGAAAAGACCATCCAGACCGCCTTCCGCGAAGTCGCCGACGCCCTCGCCGTCCGCGCCACCATCGACACCCAGATCGCCGCGCAGCAAGCCCGCGTATCCGCCGCCCAACGCCGCTACGATCTTTCCGATCAACGCTTCCAGGCCGGCGTGGACAACTTCGTCACCGTCCTCCTCGCGCAGCAGGAGCTCTTCGGCGCGCAACAATCCCTCATCCAGGCCCGTCTCGCTCGCCTCTCCAATCTCACCGCCCTCTACGCCGCGCTCGGCGGCGGCTGGCAGGACGCCGCCCCCACTGTTGCCACAAAAAACTGA
- a CDS encoding efflux RND transporter permease subunit, with translation MARFFIDRPVFAWVIAIVIMVAGILSIRSLPIAQYPSIAPPQIAIGATYPGASAKTLEDSVTQVIEQRMTGIDNLRYLESQSDSAGNVTITLTFEAGTNPDIAQVQVQNKLALATPLLPQEVQQLGVRVTKSVRNFLMVIGFRSIDGSMTEQDIGDFVTSRIQEPLSRVPGVGEIQSFGTQYAMRIWLDADKLNNYGLMPSDVSVAIRAQNAQVSAGQLGGNPAAAGQLLNATITAQTRLETPEQFEKILLRVNADGSRVLLRDVARVELGGESYDRSARFSGKPASGMAIRPATGANALETVAGIRAKIDELKPFFPQGLEVVYPLDTTPFVRLSVEEVVKTLVEAVILVFLVMYLFLQNIRATLIPTIAVPVVLLGTFAIMALAGFSINTLTLFGVVLAIGLLVDDAIVVVENVERVMSEEGLSPKEATKKSMRQITGALIGIGLVLSAVFIPMAFFGGSTGVIYRQFSITIVSAMALSVIVAIVLTPALCATMLRPVKAGHHHEKRGFFGWFNRTFDRGTTRYASGVTGLVRRSGRSLLMYALIVGGMIWLFSRIPTGFLPDEDQGILFAQAQLPPGSTSAQTLEVLKKMEQHFLVDEAENVDGMFGVTGFSFSGFGQNQAFAFIRLKDWEHRSRADQKVKAVQGRALAKFSQFKEAFAFAFAPPAVLELGTASGFDLRLTDNASQGHEALMAARNQLLGLAGADQRLRSVRPNGLDDNPQFKLDIDQEKASALGISLADINSTLASAWGSSYVNDFIDRGRVKKVYLQADAPFRMMPEDINRWYVRNRSGEMVPFSSFSSAHWTVGSPKLERFNGVPSVAIIGEPAAGTSSGQAMQVMTELSAKLPPGFGLQWSGLSYEERLTGSQGPALYAISILIVFLCLAALYESWAIPAAVLMIVPLGVVGTLLAALFRDLPNDVYFQVGLLTIVGLSAKNAILIVEFAKENFDRGMSLMDAAAHAARQRLRPILMTSLAFGLGVLPLAIASGAGSGSQNAIGTGVIGGTITATILGIFFVPLFFVTVLKLFRVKPIAVAATTAPEDSRHA, from the coding sequence ATGGCCCGCTTCTTCATCGACCGTCCCGTCTTCGCCTGGGTTATCGCCATCGTCATCATGGTGGCCGGCATTCTCTCGATCCGCTCCCTGCCGATCGCCCAGTACCCGAGCATCGCCCCGCCGCAGATCGCCATCGGTGCGACTTATCCCGGCGCCTCCGCCAAAACCCTCGAAGACTCCGTCACCCAGGTCATCGAGCAGCGCATGACCGGCATCGACAACCTCCGCTACCTCGAGTCGCAGAGCGATTCCGCCGGCAACGTCACCATCACACTCACCTTTGAGGCCGGTACGAATCCCGACATCGCCCAGGTTCAGGTGCAGAACAAACTCGCCCTCGCCACGCCGCTCCTGCCTCAGGAGGTTCAGCAACTCGGCGTGCGCGTCACCAAGTCTGTCAGAAATTTCCTCATGGTTATCGGCTTCCGCTCCATCGACGGCAGCATGACCGAGCAGGACATCGGCGACTTCGTCACCAGCCGCATTCAAGAGCCACTCAGCCGCGTCCCGGGTGTCGGCGAGATTCAGTCCTTCGGCACCCAATACGCCATGCGCATCTGGCTCGATGCCGATAAACTCAACAACTACGGCCTCATGCCGTCCGACGTCTCTGTCGCGATCCGCGCACAAAACGCCCAGGTCTCCGCCGGCCAGCTCGGCGGCAATCCCGCCGCCGCCGGTCAGCTCCTCAACGCCACCATCACCGCGCAGACGCGTCTCGAAACGCCTGAGCAATTCGAGAAAATTCTCCTGCGCGTAAACGCGGACGGCTCCCGCGTCCTTCTGCGCGACGTCGCCCGCGTCGAACTCGGCGGTGAATCTTACGACCGCTCCGCCCGCTTCAGCGGCAAGCCCGCCTCCGGTATGGCCATCCGCCCCGCCACCGGCGCCAACGCACTCGAAACCGTCGCCGGCATCCGCGCCAAGATCGACGAACTCAAACCGTTCTTCCCGCAGGGCCTCGAGGTCGTCTACCCGCTCGATACCACGCCGTTCGTCCGTCTCTCCGTCGAGGAAGTCGTCAAGACTCTCGTCGAGGCAGTCATCCTCGTGTTCCTCGTTATGTATCTGTTTCTCCAGAACATCCGCGCCACGCTCATTCCCACGATCGCCGTGCCTGTCGTTTTGCTCGGCACCTTCGCGATCATGGCGCTCGCCGGATTCTCCATTAACACGCTCACGCTCTTCGGCGTCGTGCTCGCCATCGGCCTCCTCGTGGATGACGCCATCGTCGTCGTCGAAAACGTCGAGCGCGTCATGAGCGAGGAGGGTTTATCGCCCAAAGAAGCCACGAAAAAATCCATGCGCCAGATCACCGGCGCCCTCATCGGCATCGGTCTAGTCCTCTCAGCCGTGTTCATTCCCATGGCTTTCTTCGGTGGCTCCACCGGCGTCATCTACCGCCAGTTCTCCATCACCATCGTCTCAGCAATGGCACTCTCCGTGATCGTCGCCATCGTGCTCACGCCCGCTCTCTGCGCGACCATGCTGAGGCCCGTAAAAGCCGGTCATCATCACGAGAAACGTGGCTTCTTCGGCTGGTTCAACCGCACCTTTGATCGGGGCACCACCCGCTACGCGTCAGGTGTCACCGGCCTCGTCCGCCGCTCCGGCCGCTCACTGCTGATGTACGCGCTCATCGTCGGCGGCATGATCTGGCTCTTCAGTCGCATTCCGACCGGTTTCCTTCCCGATGAGGATCAAGGCATTCTCTTCGCCCAGGCCCAGCTCCCTCCCGGTTCCACCAGCGCCCAGACTCTCGAGGTGCTGAAAAAAATGGAGCAGCACTTCCTCGTCGACGAAGCCGAAAACGTCGACGGCATGTTCGGCGTCACCGGCTTCAGCTTCTCCGGCTTCGGCCAGAACCAGGCCTTCGCCTTCATCCGCCTCAAGGACTGGGAACACCGCTCCCGCGCCGACCAGAAGGTCAAAGCCGTCCAGGGCCGGGCCCTCGCCAAATTCTCCCAATTCAAAGAAGCCTTCGCGTTCGCCTTCGCACCGCCCGCCGTCCTCGAGCTCGGCACCGCCAGCGGCTTTGACCTGCGTCTCACCGACAACGCTTCCCAAGGCCACGAGGCGCTCATGGCCGCACGCAACCAGCTCCTCGGACTCGCTGGTGCTGACCAGCGCCTGCGCAGCGTCCGTCCCAACGGCCTCGACGACAACCCGCAGTTCAAACTCGATATCGACCAGGAAAAAGCCTCCGCGCTCGGTATTTCCCTGGCGGATATCAACAGCACCCTCGCCTCCGCCTGGGGCTCCTCCTACGTCAACGACTTCATCGACCGCGGCCGCGTGAAAAAAGTCTACCTCCAGGCCGACGCTCCTTTCCGCATGATGCCGGAGGACATCAACCGCTGGTACGTGCGCAATCGCTCTGGCGAAATGGTCCCGTTCTCCAGTTTCTCCTCCGCCCATTGGACCGTCGGTTCGCCCAAACTCGAACGCTTCAACGGCGTTCCTTCCGTCGCCATCATCGGCGAACCCGCCGCCGGAACCAGCTCCGGTCAGGCGATGCAGGTCATGACCGAACTCTCGGCAAAACTTCCTCCCGGCTTCGGCCTGCAATGGTCCGGCCTCTCCTACGAGGAACGCCTCACCGGCTCCCAAGGCCCTGCCCTCTACGCGATCTCCATCCTCATCGTCTTCCTGTGTCTAGCCGCGCTTTACGAGAGCTGGGCCATCCCGGCCGCCGTGCTCATGATCGTTCCACTCGGCGTCGTCGGCACGCTCCTCGCCGCGCTCTTCCGCGATCTCCCCAACGACGTTTACTTCCAGGTCGGCCTCTTAACGATCGTCGGTCTCTCCGCGAAGAACGCCATTCTCATCGTCGAATTCGCCAAGGAAAACTTCGACCGCGGCATGAGTCTCATGGATGCCGCCGCCCACGCCGCGCGACAACGCCTTCGCCCGATCCTGATGACCTCCCTCGCCTTCGGCCTCGGCGTTCTCCCGCTCGCCATCGCCAGCGGCGCCGGCTCCGGCAGCCAGAACGCCATCGGCACCGGCGTCATCGGCGGCACCATCACGGCCACCATCCTCGGCATCTTCTTCGTACCGCTCTTCTTCGTCACCGTCCTCAAACTCTTCCGCGTTAAACCCATCGCCGTCGCCGCCACCACCGCTCCGGAGGATTCCCGCCATGCTTAA
- a CDS encoding efflux RND transporter periplasmic adaptor subunit, producing MTPENHRTSFRRPVAAIAFTTLAAAAIFLAGCGKKSTAAATPPPLEVAVLTIAPESVTLTQELPGRTSAFRLAEVRARISGIVQKRLFTEGADVKEGDVLFEIDPAPYQAALDSARASLARAEANLVAAQSQADRFKGLVATNAISQQNYDNAIASQLGFAADAAAGKAAVKTAEINLGYTRVTSPISGRIGRAYVTEGAYVQQGTATLLATVQQLDPLYIDLSQSADEVLRLKDALASGRLQRASDGAAKLSLILASNQPYPHPGALQFSDVSVNPGTGSVTLRAIVPNPDANLLPGMFVRARLEEGTSSDAILVPQSVVSRNSKGEATAMIVNAENKVELRVLQTARTVGTRWLVAGGLKPGDRVITNNLQKIRPGAVVKPVPASTASASPAPQSAQTAAH from the coding sequence ATGACTCCAGAGAACCACCGCACCTCCTTCCGCCGGCCAGTCGCCGCAATCGCCTTCACCACGCTCGCCGCCGCCGCGATCTTCCTCGCCGGCTGCGGCAAAAAATCCACCGCCGCCGCCACGCCGCCGCCACTCGAGGTCGCCGTCCTCACCATCGCCCCCGAATCCGTCACGCTCACCCAGGAGCTTCCCGGTCGTACCTCCGCCTTCCGCCTCGCCGAGGTCCGCGCCCGCATCAGCGGCATCGTTCAAAAACGTCTGTTCACCGAGGGTGCCGACGTGAAAGAAGGCGACGTTCTCTTCGAGATCGATCCCGCTCCGTATCAAGCCGCCTTGGACAGCGCCCGCGCCAGCCTCGCCCGCGCCGAGGCTAATCTCGTCGCCGCCCAGTCACAGGCCGATCGCTTCAAAGGCCTCGTCGCTACCAACGCCATTTCCCAGCAGAACTACGACAACGCCATCGCCAGCCAGCTCGGCTTTGCCGCCGACGCCGCCGCCGGCAAAGCCGCCGTAAAAACCGCCGAGATCAACCTCGGCTACACCCGTGTCACCTCGCCCATCTCCGGCCGCATCGGTCGCGCCTACGTCACCGAGGGCGCATACGTGCAACAAGGCACCGCCACGCTTCTCGCAACAGTCCAGCAGCTCGACCCGCTCTACATCGACCTCAGCCAGTCCGCCGACGAGGTTCTCCGCCTGAAAGACGCCCTCGCCTCCGGCCGCCTCCAACGCGCCAGCGATGGCGCTGCGAAACTCTCCCTCATCCTCGCCAGCAACCAGCCCTACCCGCATCCCGGCGCGCTCCAGTTTTCCGATGTATCCGTAAATCCAGGCACCGGCTCCGTCACACTTCGCGCAATTGTCCCGAATCCCGACGCCAATCTCCTTCCCGGCATGTTTGTCCGCGCCCGCCTCGAAGAAGGCACTTCATCCGACGCCATCCTCGTTCCCCAGTCCGTCGTCTCTCGCAACAGCAAGGGCGAAGCCACCGCCATGATCGTCAACGCCGAGAACAAGGTCGAACTCCGCGTCCTCCAGACCGCCCGCACCGTCGGTACGCGCTGGCTCGTCGCCGGTGGCCTCAAGCCCGGTGACCGCGTCATCACCAACAATCTCCAAAAAATCCGCCCCGGCGCAGTCGTGAAACCTGTCCCCGCCTCCACCGCGTCCGCTTCTCCTGCGCCGCAGTCCGCTCAGACCGCCGCCCACTAA